One Setaria viridis chromosome 3, Setaria_viridis_v4.0, whole genome shotgun sequence DNA window includes the following coding sequences:
- the LOC117846862 gene encoding protein CLT2, chloroplastic, translated as MGSSPVATAAASAAVVALAVANRVLYKLALVPLKAYPFFLAQLTTFGYVAVYFSILYARHRAGVVTRDMLALPKRRFVAIGLLEALGVASGMSAGAMLPGPAIPILSQSFLVWQLIFSALLLGRTYTVRQIIGCLLVISGVILAVASGADEGQFLSGVQLIWPTLMITSSAFQAGASILKEAVFIDGAKRLKGKRPDIFVVNSFGSGFQALFVFLLLPFLSNLRGIKFAELPGYLNGGAECFLNVGESPIDCGGAPFLPLLFIVVNMAFNIALLNLVKLSSALVASLTSTSAVPISIYILSLPLPYIPHGAELSTPFIIGAVVLLMGLILYNLPQLSLKQSKAD; from the exons ATGGGCTCCTCGCCGgtggccaccgccgcggcgtcggcggcagtGGTGGCTCTGGCCGTGGCCAACCGCGTGCTGTACAAGCTCGCGCTCGTGCCGCTCAAGGCGTACCCTTTCTTCCTCGCCCAGCTCACCACCTTCGG GTACGTCGCCGTGTACTTCTCGATACTCTATGCCAGGCACCGCGCGGGGGTGGTGACCCGGGATATGCTGGCGCTCCCCAAGCGCCGCTTCGTTGCCATCGGGTTGCTGGAGGCGCTCGGAGTCGCTTCGGGCATGTCCGCTGGAG CCATGCTGCCTGGACCTGCTATTCCCATACTATCCCAG TCATTCCTGGTGTGGCAGCTTATCTTCTCTGCCCTGCTCTTGGGAAGGACCTACACTGTGAGACAAATAATTGGTTGCCTCCTAGTAATTTCTGGTGTGATTCTTGCTGTTGCAAG TGGAGCGGATGAGGGTCAGTTTCTGTCTGGAGTCCAGTTAATTTGGCCAACACTGATGATCACTTCATCTGCATTTCAAGCTGGTGCATCTATTCTGAAG GAGGCTGTTTTCATTGATGGTGCAAAACGTCTTAAG GGGAAGCGTCCAGACATCTTTGTGGTTAATTCATTTGGATCTGGATTCCAG GCCCTTTttgtctttcttcttcttccatttctTTCTAACTTGAGGGGAATTAAGTTTGCTGAGCTTCCTGGTTatctaaatggtggtgctgagTGCTTCTTAAATGTTGGGGAAAGTCCAATTG ATTGCGGAGGAGCGCCGTTCCTGCCTTTGCTGTTTATAGTGGTGAATATGGCGTTCAATATCGCACTCCTCAATTTGGTGAAGCTGTCATCTGCCCTTGTTGCTTCCCTTACTTCAACTTCAGCAG TGCCAATATCAATCTACATCCTTTCACTTCCTTTGCCCTACATACCTCATGGTGCAGAGCTAAGCACGCCTTTCATCATTGGTGCTGTGGTATTGCTGATGGGTCTGATTCTGTATAACCTCCCACAATTGTCATTGAAACAGTCGAAGGCTGATTGA